One genomic region from Ovis canadensis isolate MfBH-ARS-UI-01 breed Bighorn chromosome 6, ARS-UI_OviCan_v2, whole genome shotgun sequence encodes:
- the GNPDA2 gene encoding glucosamine-6-phosphate isomerase 2 isoform X2: MRLVILDNYDLASEWAAKYICNRIIQFRPGQDRYFTLGLPTGSTPLGCYKKLIEYHKNGDLSFKYVKTFNMDEYVGLPRNHPESYHSYMWNNFFKHIDIDPNNAHILDGNATDLQAECDAFEKKIKEAGGIDLFVGGIGPDGHIAFNEPGSSLVSRTRLKTLAMDTILANAKYFDGDLSKVPTMALTVGVGTVMDAREVMILITGAHKAFALYKAIEEGVNHMWTVSAFQQHPRTIFVCDEDATLELRVKTVKYFKGLMHVHNKLVDPLYSMKEGN, from the exons ATGAGGCTTGTAATTCTTGATAACTATGACTTGGCTAGTGAATGGGCAGCCAAATATATCTGTAATCGGATCATTCAGTTCAGACCTGGACAAGACAGATATTTTACACTGGGTTTGCCAACAG GGAGTACACCTTTAGGATGTTATAAAAAACTTATAGAATATCACAAGAATGGAGACCTTTCTTTTAAATACGTGAAGACCTTTAACATGGATGAATATGTAG GACTTCCCAGAAATCATCCTGAAAGCTACcattcttatatgtggaataactTTTTTAAGCATATTGATATAGATCCTAATAATGCTCATATCCTTGATGGGAATGCTACAGATTTGCAAGCAGAATGtgatgcatttgaaaagaaaataaaagaagctgGAGGAATTGATCTTTTTGTCGGAG GAATTGGTCCAGATGGTCATATTGCTTTCAATGAGCCAGGATCCAGTTTAGTATCAAGGACAAGATTAAAGACTCTAGCAATGGACACCATTTTGGCAAATGCTAAATATTTTGACGGAGATTTATCAAAAGTGCCAACTATGGCTCTAACAGTTGGCGTGGGGACAGTGATGGATGCTAGAGAA GTAATGATCCTCATTACAGGCGCACACAAGGCATTTGCTCTCTACAAAGCAATAGAAGAAGGAGTCAATCACATGTGGACTGTTTCAGCTTTCCAGCAGCATCCCCGAACTATTTTTGTATGTGATGAAGATGCTACTTTAGAATTAAGAGTTAAAACTGTGAAATACTTTAAAG
- the GNPDA2 gene encoding glucosamine-6-phosphate isomerase 2 isoform X3, with translation MRLVILDNYDLASEWAAKYICNRIIQFRPGQDRYFTLGLPTGLPRNHPESYHSYMWNNFFKHIDIDPNNAHILDGNATDLQAECDAFEKKIKEAGGIDLFVGGIGPDGHIAFNEPGSSLVSRTRLKTLAMDTILANAKYFDGDLSKVPTMALTVGVGTVMDAREVMILITGAHKAFALYKAIEEGVNHMWTVSAFQQHPRTIFVCDEDATLELRVKTVKYFKGLMHVHNKLVDPLYSMKEGN, from the exons ATGAGGCTTGTAATTCTTGATAACTATGACTTGGCTAGTGAATGGGCAGCCAAATATATCTGTAATCGGATCATTCAGTTCAGACCTGGACAAGACAGATATTTTACACTGGGTTTGCCAACAG GACTTCCCAGAAATCATCCTGAAAGCTACcattcttatatgtggaataactTTTTTAAGCATATTGATATAGATCCTAATAATGCTCATATCCTTGATGGGAATGCTACAGATTTGCAAGCAGAATGtgatgcatttgaaaagaaaataaaagaagctgGAGGAATTGATCTTTTTGTCGGAG GAATTGGTCCAGATGGTCATATTGCTTTCAATGAGCCAGGATCCAGTTTAGTATCAAGGACAAGATTAAAGACTCTAGCAATGGACACCATTTTGGCAAATGCTAAATATTTTGACGGAGATTTATCAAAAGTGCCAACTATGGCTCTAACAGTTGGCGTGGGGACAGTGATGGATGCTAGAGAA GTAATGATCCTCATTACAGGCGCACACAAGGCATTTGCTCTCTACAAAGCAATAGAAGAAGGAGTCAATCACATGTGGACTGTTTCAGCTTTCCAGCAGCATCCCCGAACTATTTTTGTATGTGATGAAGATGCTACTTTAGAATTAAGAGTTAAAACTGTGAAATACTTTAAAG